The following nucleotide sequence is from Flavimarina sp. Hel_I_48.
CTACAATCAGGGAATCTGCCTGTTCTGTATACGCAGATTCTGGATACTGACCTATAAATGCCTGTAGTTGATCTACCGCTTTCTGCGTTTGTTCCTGATCTAAATTGAAAGTAGGCGAAAGCTCGTAATAACTTTTAGCTGCCTTAAATTTTGCCTCCTGAATTTTTTCAGATTGGGGATAGGAAGTAGCAAAACGGTCAAACTGATATCCAGAAAGGTAATAATCACCGGCTTTGTAATAGGTATCCGCATAAAGAAACATCACGCGTTCGGCCTGAGGCTTCCCTCTATAATTGGGCACCACCTGATCCCAAAGCTTAATCGCTTTGGCATATTTCCCTGCATTATACAAGGAATCTGCCATGGTATATTTTACGCCCATGTCGTCAGATTTTAATGCTTCTTGATATTCGCTACAAGAAGCTAATAAAAGGAGTCCACAAGCTGTAAAAAAAAGATTCTTCATAGGTTTTGAAAACATCGTGCAAAAATAAGGTTTTTTAGCTAATAAACAAAGTACTACATTTCCTTAAGGTATGTTGCAATATCCTGTGTTAAATCTTCACTGGCTTTTACAAGTGGCAGGCGCACGGAAGAAGTTCCGGTGCCTTTAAGTGACAGCAATGCCTTGATTCCCGCAGGGTTTCCTTCCTGAAATATGAGGTCAATAAGCGGCATAAGTTTGTAATGTACCTCATTTGCCTCTTTTATTTTAGCATCGAGCCCATCGCGCATCATATGGCTAAACTGTTCTGGAAACCCTTGCCCAAGAACAGAAATGACGCCGTCGCCACCTGCTAAAACGGTGGGCAGGGCAAGCATGTCGTCTCCTGAGATAACCAGAAAGCCTTTAGGCCTGTCTTTTAAAAGACGCATCATTTGCACCATATCCCCTGCTGCTTCTTTTATCCCTATAATATTATCAAAAGCCTTTGCCAGTTTAAAAACGGTTTCTGGCAGTATGTTGCTTGCCGTTCGGCCGGGGACGTTGTAAAGTATAATGGGAAGTGGCGATACTTCGGCAAGTGCCGCATAATGGGCGTAAATTCCCTGTTGGGTGGGTTTGTTATAATATGGCGAAACAGACAAAAGGGCATCAAAACCGCTGAGATCACGATTTTTAAGCTCCTCACACAGCAGTGCCGTATTGTTTCCCCCTACTCCAAGTACAACCGGAACACGTTTATTGACCATCTCAAGTACCGTGGTGATCACAAGTTCTTTTTCCGCTGTGGTTAAGGTCGCATTCTCTGCCGTGGTTCCCATGACCACAAGATATTCTACGCCACCTTTGATATTGTCTTCGACAAGTTCTTTAAGCGCGAGCGTATCTATGCTCAAATCTTCTTTAAAAGGGGTGATTAAGGCAACACCTGTACCTCTAAATTGCTGCATGCTATTCAATGCGTTTTAATATTTTTAAATAGTTTTTTAATTCCGTACAGAAAACCGATATGTTCTCTGGTTTTGTATCAATTGTAAGATCATTTAAAAGGTAGGTGCCGTTTCCGGGAAAACCTACCTTAAAATGGGCATTTGCTTTTGCGGTTATAAATTGTAGGATGGGAAGCGCTTTTACATAATAACTTATAAGAAGGTCATAATGCTGGTTCATAAAAAAATCAGTCTGCGCATTGCTCAACTCTCCCTGCCAGTTTATCGCGCGATTGTCAAAGGTACTATTCGAAGGAAAGCCCGTTTTATGAACACGCTCCACATAATAGATCACATTGATCCTGGCTTGTTTCTGTAAAAGGCTCAACGCGCTCGTAAGGGCTTCTATGTCAACATCTTCTGTCGTATCTACAAGCAGCCCCACACGTTGAATAGACGTTGCAGGGGATGCCCCGGGGTATCCTAAAGCCGCCTCCTTGAGATTTCTTTTTATTCGTTTTTCCCTCCAAACGTCTAAAAACATCTAATTTTACATTTTATACACACAAATGTACTCAAATTACGCCAACTCAAAACCTTAATTTTACATTGACTATGCGCGCGCTACTTTTTTCAATATTCCTCCTTTTCCTTACCAGCAGTTGCATGAATTCCTCACTACATCTTCAGAAAATCGAAGGTGAACAGATAAATATCAATGATAGCCTTTCCGCAGACGCTAAGATCAATGCGTTTATAAAACCCTACAAGGAGCACATTGACAAACAAATGGATAGCGTACTCGCCTATTCTCCAAGAGCGCTTTCTAAAAAAGATACTAAATACAATACGGCCATTGGCAATATGATGGCAGATGCCGTCATGGCTTATGCAGACCCCATTTTTAAAGGCCGTACCACCTTTGATATTGATGCGGTGCTGCTTAATTTTGGCGGTATCAGATCAACCCTTCCGCAGGGAAATATCACCATGCGCGAAGCGTATAACATCATGCCTTTTGAAAACCGTGTGATTGTTCTGGAACTTAGCGGAAAAAAAGTGAACGAACTCTTTGATTATCTCAAACAGGGAACTGCCCACCCTATAAATGGCCTCCAGCTGATTATCAATGACGATGGCGCTATTGAAGAATCAAGAATTCACGGTAAACCGGTAGATACTAACGAAACCTATTTTATAGCCACAAATGATTATTTGCAAAATGGTGGCGATCATATGGATTTCTTTAAAAATCCGGTGAGCATGCTTGATTTGGATTACAAAGTGCGAAATATACTCATAGATTATTTTGCCGATACTGATACTATTGCCCCCATTGCTGACGATCGTTTTATAAAAAGATAAGTACCATGAGAAGAAGGGATTTTATAAGGAATACAGCGGCTGCAACCGCTTTTACGGGACTTGCAACCTCACCCGTACGGGCAATGACTTCCGCGCCCGCAAAACATATTACCATTTTGCATACCAATGATGTGCATAGCCATATTGAACCTTTTGATTCAAACGACCCGGAGTACGCTAATCAAGGTGGGGTGGCAAGAAGACTGGCGCTTATTGAAGCTGTACGCCAGGAAAATCCCAATACGCTTTTGCTTGATGCCGGGGATATTTTTCAAGGGACTCCCTATTTTAATTTTTATGGGGGCGAACTTGAATTTAAGCTTATGACCATGCTCAAATATGACGCGGCCACGGTGGGCAATCATGATTTTGATAATGGCGTGGGCGGTCTCGCCGCACAAATGCCGAATGCAGGTTTTAAATTACTTGTTGCTAACTATGACTTCTCCAATACCCTCATGGAAGGCCTCACAAAACCTTATGAAATCTATGAAAGTGACGGCATTAAAATTGGTGTTTTTGGCCTTGGGATTGAACTCGACGGACTTGTAGATCCTAAAATGTATAAGGAAACAAAGTATCTCAATGCGCTTGAAATTGCTCAGGATATGACCCGGACCTTAAAAAAGGAGGAAGGATGTGATCTTGTTATCTGCTTATCCCATTTGGGTTATGCCTATGAATATGATAAATTATCTGACCAGACGCTGGCGGCAAAAACGCAGGATATTGACCTCATAATAGGCGGCCATACCCATACGTTCCTTCCAAAACCGTTAGTTGTAAAGAATGCTGCTAATAAGAATGTATTGATCAACCAGGTGGGCTGGGCCGGAATAAATATGGGCCGTATCGACTTTTACTTTGATGAAGGTAAAAATGTAGAAAATAAGGGCGTTTTGATTCAGGTTTGAGGTCGTTTTTAGACACATATTCCTAATAAAGCAACTTTTCTTTTCGGCGGAAGCTTAGGGCTTACTGTACTTCTTATTAATTTCCTACCTATGAAAAAAAAAAATTAAAGTCTTTTTTGCATTTTTCTTTTTGATTGCGTTAAAAGGCAACGCGCAGCTTGACCTAAAAACTTCCATTGAAAATATTCTTAAGGGAAAAAAGGCGCAAGTAGGGGTTGCCATTGCATCAAATAAAAGCAAAGACGCTATAAATATCAATAACGACTTTCAGTATCCACTTCAAAGCGTTTTTAAATTTCCTATTGCCCTTACCATTTTGTCTGAAGTGGATAAAGGTAAATTTTCCATAGACCAGCCCATTGAAATATCAAAAAATGAATTAGCTGCCAATACCTGGAGCCCCATCAAAGATAAATTCCCTGACGGGACAATCCTGACTCTTGGAGAAATCCTTGCATATACCGTAGCCCAAAGTGATAACATAGGCTGTGATATTTTACTGAAATTGATTGGTGGAACTGCTACGGTTGAAACGTTCTTGAAGGACAATATTATAGAGGATATTGTTATAAAAGTGAACGAGCAGCAAATGCATGAAGACTGGGCAGCACAATACAAAAACTGGGGAAAGCCCACGGCGCTCAATGAATTGCTGATCAAAGCCTACCGTAACGAAGGCCAGATGCTTTCTCACAAAAGCCATGAACTTATCTGGAAAATAATGCGGGAAACTACTACCGGAACCAAGCGACTAAAAGGAAATTTACCTCAACATGTTGCTGTAGCCCATAAAACCGGAACCTCTGGAACGCGTGAGGGCTTAACACCAGCTACTAATGACATTGGCGTTATTGAACTTCCTGATGGCGAAGTGATTTTCATTAGTGTTTTGGTAGTAAACTTTCAGGAACAACCTGAAACAAATGAGCAACTTATCGCTAAAATCTCCAAAGCCGCTTTTGATTATTATAAGCGATAAGACGAAAAATATTTTCCGGACTCTGGTCTTCTTCATAAATCTCTAAAAAAGGCCTATAAAACAAAGGTTTTTAAGCCGTTTTCTGTGTTTTGAACATGAAAATAACGGTTTCGCTCTTACACTTTAATATTCCTTCGGAAATTAGTTATGTTATTTACTGTCACGGTTTGGGAAGAGATTTTTCAGTATAATAAGCATCATACCAATCACATTTGCGGTAGAAGTTATCAGTAAAGCAATGAGTACCTCATCACTTAATTTATAGTGCAGGTTGTTTCCTATAAGAATAGCACCACCGCAAGTAACCATAAGGTTATGATCATTGTAAAAGCGGTAGAAAGGTTTTCCCGCAACCTGGTTTCCCTGCGCTATAGCGTTCCTCCTGCGGGGTAAGTACCGCTTCATTCAGCCGTTTATCGTCTACTTTTCCCTCCGCATAATCCGCAGCCGAATATTTCGCTTTTAGGTCAGAATTAGGTAATTTATTGAGCAATTCTTCACTAGACATATCAATCCACTAATCTAAGTTTATAGTGCCTTAAGATTTCCTCGTTCGGTATTTCTGAATCCCGCGTATCCTCTTTGTAGATTTTTTGCCAGGACGTGTCATTGGCGTGGGTTATGGCGCTAAGTTCAATACCATTGTAACTACCGTACATATCCCAGATACGCTCCAGAAACTCTGCATCATCTTTAGAGATCGTTTCTTCCCTGTCATAAGGCAGGGGGTCTGAAATCTCGATCTTTCCCTTCAATTTGATATTATCAAATAAAGAAGGAAAAACAGGACCGTATTTCCATGCCTGTATTCTCTCGTCAACCAACTTTTCTCCGTCAGTTAACGTCAGGTACCAACTGTGGGCAAAGTAAACCAACTTGATAAGTTTTATGGGAGTAAGCTTACCAAATTTTGCCTTTTCCTTAATATAGTAATTTGCTATCGTCGTGGGACTATACGCCATATATTAAAGTTAAGAACCCTTCGCGCTTTGCGCGATTTCTAATATATAAATATACTGAAAATTTAAATAAAAAGGCCGTAATGTTTTAATACACAGCTACCTTAACCGGGAACGAATAAACCTGTTGAATTATACTTGAGTTTTTGTCCATGTCGCCAGCCTAATATCGCACTTCTTATAATCATTAAAGTCTAAAACAACCTATTCTATGGCAAATTATTCCACTCTTTACTCTCTATTCTTTGCTTTTTGCTCTTTGCTCTTTACTCTATATTCTTTACTCTTTGCTCTTTACTCTATATTCTTTACTCTTTGCTCTTTACTCTTTACTCTTAATTCCCCTAAACCATCCCTAAAAGATCAGCTTCGGAAATAATAGAAATCCCCAGACTTTCTGCCTTGCTCAGTTTCGCCGGACCCATATTTTCCCCCGCCACCACATACGATGTTTTAGAGGAAATTGAACCGGAAACCTTACCGCCATTATCTTCGATCAGTTTCTTTAGATCCGTGCGTGACATTTCAAAAACGCCTGAAACCACGAAAGTTTTTCCCGCCAGAGTTTCACTTTGATTTTCCAGTAGTTCAGGATCGATTTCCAATTGAAGTCCGTAATCTTTTAACCGGTTGATGATCTCCAGGCTTTTTTCCTGCGCAAAAAAGCTGACCACGCTTTCCGCGATGCGCTCCCCTATTTCGTCAACCGCGACCAGTTCCTCTTCGCCTGCGGCTGCCAGGGCATCTATATTTTTGTAGTGCTTGGCCAGTTTTTTGGCCACCGTTTCGCCCACATAACGTATCCCCAGACCGAATAAAACCCGCTCAAAAGGGACGTTTTTTGACGCTTTTATGCCATTTATTAGGTTTTCTGCCGACTTTTCTGCCATGCGCTCCAGCGGTAGCACTTGCTCTTTTTTGAGTTCGTAAAGATCAGCGTAATTATGAATCAGGTCATTTTTGACCAAAAGCGCAACCGTCTCCCCGCCCAGGCCTTCAATATCCATGGCGCGACGCGAAATAAAATGTTGAATACGCCCAATAATCTGCGGCGGGCAGCCCAACGCATTGGGACAATAATGAATCGCCTCGCCTTCGGTGCGTACCAGTTCTGTCTCGCATTCGGGGCAGGTTTTTCGGTATTCCGTAGGTTCCGAATTGGGATCGCGTTTTTCAAAATCCACCCCAATGATTTTCGGGATAATTTCCCCTCCTTTTTCCACAAAAACGGTGTCCCCCTCGCGTATATCAAGCTTTTCAATCTGATCTGCATTGTGCAAAGAAGCGCGTTTGACAACCGTTCCCGCCAGTTGTACCGCTTTTAAGTTGGCCACTGGCGTTATCGCCCCGGTTCTGCCCACCTGATAGGTGATTTTCTTCAACAAAGTAGAAACCTGTTCTGCCTTAAATTTGTAGGCCATCGCCCAGCGTGGCGCTTTTGCGGTAAAACCAAGCTCTGTCTGTTGTTCAAAACTGTTTACTTTGATCACCACGCCATCGGTCTCATAAGGTAGATCGTGGCGGTGCGTGTCCCAGTACTTGATAAAATCAAGTGTTTTTGAGGTAGATTCAACCAGTTTTGCCGCTTCCGGAACTTTAAAGCCCCATTCTCGTGCTTTTTCCAGGCTTTCAAACTGTGTGGAAATATCCAGGTTCTCACCCACGATCGTATAAAGCAAACATTCTAAGGGACGACGCGCAACCTCAGAGCTGTCCTGTAATTTCAAACTTCCGGAAGCCGTGTTCCGCGGGTTGCTGTACGGCTCCTCCCCGTCTTCTACGCGCGCCGCATTCATCTGCGCAAAACCAGCATATGGAAGCACAATTTCACCGCGTATATCAAATTTTTCGGGAAAATCACCCTTAAGTTTTAAGGGTACAGAGCGTATGGTGCGCACATTGTGGGTCACGTCATCGCCCTGTGTACCATCGCCGCGGGTAATGGCGCGCACAAGTTCGCCATTTTCATAGGTAAGGCTTATGGATGCCCCATCGTACTTTAGTTCGCAAACATATTCCACCTCGCCTTCGACCAACTTTTTAATGCGCTTTTCCCAGTCTTCCAGATCTTCCTGTGAGTAGGAATTGGCCAGCGAGTACATGCGCGTATCGTGCTTTACGGTCTCAAAATTTTTGGTCACCATACCGCCCACGCGTAAGCTTGGCGAATTGGCATCGTAAAATTCAGGATGCTTTTCTTCCAGTTCCTGAAGTTCCTTCAGCTTTTTATCAAAATCATAATCTGAAATCTCTGGAGTATCAAGCGCATAATACTTGTAATTATGCTGCCGCAGTTCGTCGCGGAGTTGGTTTATTTTTTCTTCAATATTCATGTACTGTAATAAAAAAATCGGATTTATGAATAAGATTTTGGGCGTTACCCTAGCGGGTCGGGCTTTGCGCTACAATCTTTTGGCTCGTTCCTCGCAAAAAGGATTTTCACTGCAATCCCTAACGCAAAACTTGTTCTTTATAAGAGAGAAATTAAATTATAAATACTTAAAGTTCTATGTTCGTCATTATATTTTTTGAAATTGGAAACAACATTTATTTAAATAGAAATCCAGTGTTTTACCCCTCCGCCTTCGGCACCTCCCCTTGAAAAAAGGGGAGGAACTTCTCCTGAGTAAAAATAATTTTATGTTTGTTCCAGTTTTAACCATTTTGCCTCAATGGTAGGCTCAAACGTTTCCATTTTGTGCAGTAGCGACTCTATATCTTCATCTACAATGAGCAGCTCCATATTTGCTGTTTTGAGAAATCCCTGGCGTACCATTTCTTTGAGCAGGGCGATCAGGTGGTCATAAAAACCGCTGGTATTGAGCAGGCCAATGGGTTTATGGTGCAGTCCCAATTGTGACCAGGTGATGATTTCAAAAAGTTCTTCCAGGGTACCAAAACCTCCCGGCAACGCGATAAACGCATCGCTCCTTTCCTGCATGAGCATTTTACGGTCGTGCATGTTCTTTGTCGTGATCAGCTCATCGAGACCCAGATGAACAATTTCTTTTAGTTTTAAAAACTCTGGGATGATCCCCACAACCTTCCCTCCATTTTCAAGCGAAGCATGGGCGACTTTACCCATAATCCCTATTTTTGAAGCACCATAAACCAGGGTTATTTTTCGTTTGGCAAGTGTTTTTCCCAGTTGGGTGGCTTGTTCAATGATTGCGGCATCTTTGCCTTCGCTGCTTCCGCAGAACACACAAATGGACTCAATTTTGTTCATGGTTTTGTAGCTTTTAACATTCTGGCTTTGCCAAATATATCGTTACGTAAAATTATCTCTTTATAACCAAAACCCGCAACCAGATCGCGGGTTTCCGCTTCAAGATACTCATTGATCTCAAAATAAAGGCAGCCGCCTTTTACTAAATTTTGCATTCCCAGCGCCGCTATTTTTCGATAAAAAACCAGCGCGTCATCATCAGCCACAAAAAGCGCTGATGCCGGCTCGTGGTTCAAAACATTGGGCTGTAGTTCTACTTTTTCAAGCGCGCGCACGTAGGGCGGATTGGAAATAATCACATCATACTGTTGCGGGAGGGATTCACACTTTAAAATATCCTGCTGTAAAAATGCTACTGAAACTTCACTGAGGAGCGCGTTTTTTTTAGCCGTTTCCAGGGCTTTTTCAGAGAAATCAAGACCAAAAACCTGTGCTTTTTCAAGCTTTTTTGCAAGCGAGATGGCGATACAACCGGAGCCTGTACCTATATCCAGTATTTTTGGCCTTTTAGTATTTATATCACTTTCTGCAGAAATAGCTTTTTTTTTTAAATCGCTGAGCACCCAGTCCACTAGTTCTTCGGTTTCCGGGCGTGGGATCAGCACGTCACTATTTACCAGAAATGGAAGTCCATAAAACTCGGTTTCCCCCAGGATATATTGCAAAGGTTCGTGCTGCAACAGGCGTTTTAATGCCATTTGTAACCGATTTTCCTCACTTTTGGTCAGTTTTTTATCAGGATTTAAAGTCACCTCTATGCGTGTCATGCCCAGATAAGCTTCGGCAAGGCGCTGAAAGAACGTCTGAATTTCCATTGCGGGATAGGCAGATTTTAATTCTGAACTAAAATATTCCCGGAAAGCTTTAACCGTCATGTTCTTCCTTTAAATCTTTCAACATGTGCACGGGACAGGCACAGTGACCGGTATTGCCCATGGGACCGTCAATGTAGTAAAATCCGGATTTTTTATAAAGGTTTTGCGCGCCTTCCATATTCGGCATGGTTTCAATATAAACCCGCTCAAAACCCTGTTTTTTGGCAAAATCAAGACATATTTGCATCAATTGTTTTCCGTAGCCTTTGCCCCGTATTTCGGCAAGCGCGTACATTTTTTGGAGTTCGCAGACCGGTCCATCATAGTTGGCCAGCTGCGCGATTCCCGCACCGCCCAGCAGTTTTCCATTTTCTTCGATCACAAAATATTCGGCTCTCGGCTCATCGTAGGTTTCATAGAGCATATCAAGCGCTTTGTCTGCATAAGCGGTGCCTACTTTAGGCACGCCCATCTCGATCAGCACTTCGCGGAGCACACGGGCCATCGTGGCGTTGTCTTCTTTCTTTATGGGTCTAATGGTCATATCTGAGTAAATTTAAACGTTCTTAAAGCAACTTTTAAAGGATGCGTACGCCATCATTTTTACTTATTTTTGAGACGTGAAGATACATGAAAAATATATGGATCGCTGCCTGCAACTGGCTAAGAATGGCTTTCCGGCGGCGATGCCCAACCCATCTGTGGGCGCGGTGCTTGTGGTTGATGGTGTTATAATAGGTGAAGGTTTTACCAGCCCCTATGGCGGCCCTCACGCGGAAGTAAATGCGATTAATGCGGTACGCGATGCGCGCCTGCTGAAAAAGGCAACGTTATATGTAAGTCTTGAACCCTGCAGCCATTATGGGAAAACCCCACCCTGTAGCGATCTTATCATTGCTAAAAATATTCCGAAAATTGTAATTGGCACCATTGATCCCTTTGCAAAAGTCGCCGGTCGCGGTATTCAAAAATTGCTTGAGGCCGGGCGCGAAGTTATGGTGGGCGTTCTGGAAGACGAATGTCAAAAAATAAATAAACGCTTTTTTACCTTTCACGAGAAAAAAAGACCTTTTATCATCTTAAAATGGGCGCAGACCATAGATGGTTTTATCGCTCCAGATCCTGAAACCCGGGATAAAAAAGAACCGGTGTGGATCACAAATACCCATTCCCGCCAACGTGTGCACCAACTTCGGGCAGCAGAACAGGCCATACTGGTGGGAACAAACACGGTTTTACAGGACAATCCCAGCCTAACCGTTAGAGACTGGAAAGGCAACAATCCCGTGCGGATCATTATTGACCGAAACGGTAAAATACCCGCCGATTTTTCAGTTATGGATGGCGAAGTAAAAACGCTCATTTTTACCGAAAAACAGCAAGAAAACAGTCAAAATCCCGAGTTTATTACGGTAGATTTTAATGGAAACGTACCCCAACAAATTTGCAATAGCCTCTTTAAACGCGATATACAATCGCTAATCGTAGAAGGTGGAGCCGCAACCTTGCAACATTTTATCGACCTGAAATTATGGGATGAAGCGTGGGTTTTTACAGGGAATAACCAGTTTCAAAAAGGTATAAAATCGCCTGTTTTTCAGGGCAAATTAACCGAAAAACAGGCGATTTTAGAGGATATTCTACATATTTACGAGCCGCTTGTCGAAGCAGTCGCAAATGACTAATCCGAAGAACTGCTGGCGTCGTCTAAGCGATCGAGTTGATCCTTATTCAGATCAATTTTTACGGCCCGGTAAAATGCTTCCAGATGTTCGGGCTTGGTAGCGCTGGCTATGGGTGCGGTGATTCCCGGTTGCGCCATCGTCCAGGCTATCGCAACGGCAGCCTGCGAGGAATTATGCTCTTGAGCTATATCTTTTAATGTATTGAGAACCTGTTCCCCTTTTTTATTGAAGAACTTACTCACATGTTTCTCACGTGCCCTTCCCTCAGAATCTTCTTTCGCATCGTATTTTCCGGTAAGGAAACCGCTGCCCAGTGTAAAGTAACTGGTTACAGAAATGTCATTTTCAATACAAAAATCACGAACTGCACCTTCAAAACCATCGCGTCGCATCAGGTTATATTCTGGCTGATAAACCTCGTAGCGCGGTATATTTTTAGTTTTTGAATGTTCAAGGGATTCCATCAATTCCGCAAGCGGAAAGTTGGATGCACCTATATAACGTACTTTTCCGTCGTTTACCAGTTGGTTATAGGTTGCCAGCGTTTCTTTGATAGGCGTATCATCGTCATGTTTATGGCTAAAATAAACATCC
It contains:
- a CDS encoding outer membrane protein assembly factor BamD; translation: MKNLFFTACGLLLLASCSEYQEALKSDDMGVKYTMADSLYNAGKYAKAIKLWDQVVPNYRGKPQAERVMFLYADTYYKAGDYYLSGYQFDRFATSYPQSEKIQEAKFKAAKSYYELSPTFNLDQEQTQKAVDQLQAFIGQYPESAYTEQADSLIVELSTKLQKKDFEIAKQYNTIMKYPVALAALDDFISDYPGSSFREAAFFYKLDSQYKYAVGSFDILVKDRLKEALDIYNTLIRYYPDGDYRAQADEIKADIDSRMQNYS
- the dapA gene encoding 4-hydroxy-tetrahydrodipicolinate synthase gives rise to the protein MQQFRGTGVALITPFKEDLSIDTLALKELVEDNIKGGVEYLVVMGTTAENATLTTAEKELVITTVLEMVNKRVPVVLGVGGNNTALLCEELKNRDLSGFDALLSVSPYYNKPTQQGIYAHYAALAEVSPLPIILYNVPGRTASNILPETVFKLAKAFDNIIGIKEAAGDMVQMMRLLKDRPKGFLVISGDDMLALPTVLAGGDGVISVLGQGFPEQFSHMMRDGLDAKIKEANEVHYKLMPLIDLIFQEGNPAGIKALLSLKGTGTSSVRLPLVKASEDLTQDIATYLKEM
- a CDS encoding DUF6913 domain-containing protein, whose product is MFLDVWREKRIKRNLKEAALGYPGASPATSIQRVGLLVDTTEDVDIEALTSALSLLQKQARINVIYYVERVHKTGFPSNSTFDNRAINWQGELSNAQTDFFMNQHYDLLISYYVKALPILQFITAKANAHFKVGFPGNGTYLLNDLTIDTKPENISVFCTELKNYLKILKRIE
- a CDS encoding 5'-nucleotidase C-terminal domain-containing protein yields the protein MNSSLHLQKIEGEQININDSLSADAKINAFIKPYKEHIDKQMDSVLAYSPRALSKKDTKYNTAIGNMMADAVMAYADPIFKGRTTFDIDAVLLNFGGIRSTLPQGNITMREAYNIMPFENRVIVLELSGKKVNELFDYLKQGTAHPINGLQLIINDDGAIEESRIHGKPVDTNETYFIATNDYLQNGGDHMDFFKNPVSMLDLDYKVRNILIDYFADTDTIAPIADDRFIKR
- a CDS encoding metallophosphatase; the protein is MRRRDFIRNTAAATAFTGLATSPVRAMTSAPAKHITILHTNDVHSHIEPFDSNDPEYANQGGVARRLALIEAVRQENPNTLLLDAGDIFQGTPYFNFYGGELEFKLMTMLKYDAATVGNHDFDNGVGGLAAQMPNAGFKLLVANYDFSNTLMEGLTKPYEIYESDGIKIGVFGLGIELDGLVDPKMYKETKYLNALEIAQDMTRTLKKEEGCDLVICLSHLGYAYEYDKLSDQTLAAKTQDIDLIIGGHTHTFLPKPLVVKNAANKNVLINQVGWAGINMGRIDFYFDEGKNVENKGVLIQV
- the bla gene encoding class A beta-lactamase, subclass A2 → MKVFFAFFFLIALKGNAQLDLKTSIENILKGKKAQVGVAIASNKSKDAININNDFQYPLQSVFKFPIALTILSEVDKGKFSIDQPIEISKNELAANTWSPIKDKFPDGTILTLGEILAYTVAQSDNIGCDILLKLIGGTATVETFLKDNIIEDIVIKVNEQQMHEDWAAQYKNWGKPTALNELLIKAYRNEGQMLSHKSHELIWKIMRETTTGTKRLKGNLPQHVAVAHKTGTSGTREGLTPATNDIGVIELPDGEVIFISVLVVNFQEQPETNEQLIAKISKAAFDYYKR
- a CDS encoding Panacea domain-containing protein, which codes for MAYSPTTIANYYIKEKAKFGKLTPIKLIKLVYFAHSWYLTLTDGEKLVDERIQAWKYGPVFPSLFDNIKLKGKIEISDPLPYDREETISKDDAEFLERIWDMYGSYNGIELSAITHANDTSWQKIYKEDTRDSEIPNEEILRHYKLRLVD
- the ligA gene encoding NAD-dependent DNA ligase LigA: MNIEEKINQLRDELRQHNYKYYALDTPEISDYDFDKKLKELQELEEKHPEFYDANSPSLRVGGMVTKNFETVKHDTRMYSLANSYSQEDLEDWEKRIKKLVEGEVEYVCELKYDGASISLTYENGELVRAITRGDGTQGDDVTHNVRTIRSVPLKLKGDFPEKFDIRGEIVLPYAGFAQMNAARVEDGEEPYSNPRNTASGSLKLQDSSEVARRPLECLLYTIVGENLDISTQFESLEKAREWGFKVPEAAKLVESTSKTLDFIKYWDTHRHDLPYETDGVVIKVNSFEQQTELGFTAKAPRWAMAYKFKAEQVSTLLKKITYQVGRTGAITPVANLKAVQLAGTVVKRASLHNADQIEKLDIREGDTVFVEKGGEIIPKIIGVDFEKRDPNSEPTEYRKTCPECETELVRTEGEAIHYCPNALGCPPQIIGRIQHFISRRAMDIEGLGGETVALLVKNDLIHNYADLYELKKEQVLPLERMAEKSAENLINGIKASKNVPFERVLFGLGIRYVGETVAKKLAKHYKNIDALAAAGEEELVAVDEIGERIAESVVSFFAQEKSLEIINRLKDYGLQLEIDPELLENQSETLAGKTFVVSGVFEMSRTDLKKLIEDNGGKVSGSISSKTSYVVAGENMGPAKLSKAESLGISIISEADLLGMV
- a CDS encoding TIGR00730 family Rossman fold protein; the protein is MNKIESICVFCGSSEGKDAAIIEQATQLGKTLAKRKITLVYGASKIGIMGKVAHASLENGGKVVGIIPEFLKLKEIVHLGLDELITTKNMHDRKMLMQERSDAFIALPGGFGTLEELFEIITWSQLGLHHKPIGLLNTSGFYDHLIALLKEMVRQGFLKTANMELLIVDEDIESLLHKMETFEPTIEAKWLKLEQT
- the prmC gene encoding peptide chain release factor N(5)-glutamine methyltransferase, with the translated sequence MTVKAFREYFSSELKSAYPAMEIQTFFQRLAEAYLGMTRIEVTLNPDKKLTKSEENRLQMALKRLLQHEPLQYILGETEFYGLPFLVNSDVLIPRPETEELVDWVLSDLKKKAISAESDINTKRPKILDIGTGSGCIAISLAKKLEKAQVFGLDFSEKALETAKKNALLSEVSVAFLQQDILKCESLPQQYDVIISNPPYVRALEKVELQPNVLNHEPASALFVADDDALVFYRKIAALGMQNLVKGGCLYFEINEYLEAETRDLVAGFGYKEIILRNDIFGKARMLKATKP
- a CDS encoding GNAT family N-acetyltransferase, translating into MTIRPIKKEDNATMARVLREVLIEMGVPKVGTAYADKALDMLYETYDEPRAEYFVIEENGKLLGGAGIAQLANYDGPVCELQKMYALAEIRGKGYGKQLMQICLDFAKKQGFERVYIETMPNMEGAQNLYKKSGFYYIDGPMGNTGHCACPVHMLKDLKEEHDG